The genomic stretch AGGCGACGAGTCCGACGAAGCTATTCGCATTCGCTCAGAATCATCCGCCCTTACGGAGCGCTATGCGGAGCAAGTTTGTGCCTCAGCACCTCAGTTCCTTCTCCCCAATGTCCATCCAAACAACTGCATCCCTTTCACTCCTGTCCAGGCTCTAAAATGCGGCATTCTCCTCCCGGCCATGTTTATAGCCGGCAGTGCAACAACGAACCCCAAGTTGCGCCTTTGGGTGATTCACACGATGAAGTTCATAGCTGCATCTGGCCATCTACGCGCCGCTTCGGTAACAGCAAACATGTTGGAAGAGAATCCAATGCTCGATTTCAGATTCATGTATGCTAAATTGGGAGGGTATGCATTTACTTCTTGAGAATGTCCTTCAGCAAGCGATGGAAATATAACACGAATGTTTTCTTTAGTCTCGCCATCGCCTATAAGTGCTACGAATACATCGACTGAGAGTTAGATATGCGGATCTTGGAGTCTTTCCGATATATACACTACGCTATTAAGGATGCAGCAAGCATGACAAGTCCTCCAAACCCATCTATCCCCGAGCACCACTCCTCCCAGCTAGCAGTGCTTCTCGACTGGCCCCTAGTCTCCAAGCACTTGTACGGCAACCAAGCATCACTGCAAGACAGCTCACGATCGTCTAGCTTGACAAGGCCACCGTGCGTTGCCAATCCAAAGGCTCCTTTGTCTCCCATCCCTCTCTGCCCCGCGGCCTTCCACACAAACTCATCGCCTGCTTCCCATAGCTGCTTTTTGGCCGGTAATGGCGCTAGAATGAGGTCAGAGGGCAGATCGCACATGGCCATTGGCTCAAAATAAACGAGCATATTCACGACTCGGTAGACGATTCCTAGTCTTTGTTCAGTTAGCATATTAGCATAGGAAGTTTGCAACGAGGGACAAGGTCCAACCTTCGTCTTGATTCTCTAAAAACCCACTCTTTCCAACTGATTTCCAGTCCATTGTTGCAATGTGCACACTCTGTATGAAAGGTTGCATCATCAAAGCCGTTGAATCGTTGAGCCGTCACCTATGTTCCATTCTTAGAGTCAAGGCAAATGGAAGAAGCGAGGGTCCGACTTACGGTCACAGCTTTCAGCAGCAAAGTGTcaaaattattataatctGTTGCTCCTTCATCCAGTCGTATGAGTACATAGATGAGGAGTGCTTGCATGGCAGTGAGCAGTTCATATTTGTTCAATTTAATGTACTAAAAGCGCATTTATTAGCCACGTGTACACCTTGCTTTAATAGCCAGGATATCCAATGTACCTCTTCGGACAGACGTTCACATTCCATCTGTACGTTTTTCCAGAACAACTTTCGACTTGTCTGGATCCCAGTGCTGATCATTTGAACCAGACTGAGGCAGTTGGTAAGGGACTCCAGATGGAGATTCTCATCATTAGAAGTGATCATGCTAGGGTGGATAAAAGGCGGAAGAGTGCTTgagcgcagcagcatcaagggATAGGATTGAAGTGTGTGAGAAATAAGATTGGAAACCCTTTGGGCTGCAGTCTGCGTTCTTTGTCGGCGGATCATTGATCGGGCAGCACCTGGCGCTGTTGGTATAGAAAACTTTGGCGATGACAAGTTCTGATCTATTTGGACGCCGGTATCTGTTTGGGGTGACGAGCGATGAACTGGAGATGGCTGCGCCGTCGAAAAGTGTGAATTGTTGATATTTACTTGAGGATTCAAAAGGTCTTCGTTAGGGCCGGTGCCAATGTCATCCAAATGAAGATAGTTTCCTTCCAGGTCTGCGAAGCCCAGTTGCGGCATGAACAAAGCATCGTCAAGAATGATATCATCACCATTGAGATTAACGGAATCCACCACCAATGAATCCGTCGCTTTTTGCCGCTCAGTAGAGGCGGCATCACTACGCGGAGCCTTTAACACCGGAGCTCTGGATGTCTTTGCTGGATATTGGCACTCAAGACCTTTGGCTATGCACCTTGAGCACTCAGGCTGTTTGGCATCGCAGCCTGCCTTACTCTTCGCGCAGGAAAGACATGATCGACGCCGAGAGGTATTGTCACCTCTTTGAGAACGGCAATAATACCCATGTCGCTTGAATGTCGACTCTATATCCCCTGAGCGTCAGTATGCGCAACAAAGCTCGGTACAAATGGCCGCTCACTTTTATTAAAGGGCTTATTGCATTGCTCGCACCGCAGAATGAACTCCATATCGTCCAATTACTTTAACCCAGAGCTTGTATATCTTGGACAGTTGTTGAGCGGGATGTTGTCGTTTTGTCGTTGCGAAATGTCCGCGCTGAATAATAACGTGGGCGCCGTCGCTCTTCAGCATTACTAATGGATGCCTTGGGAGGAATATTAGTGCCCCTGATAGGCACGCGACACTAGAGCACTTGTGCTTCAGTTGACGTGTGTGCTCCATACTTACCCGAGGAATAGGGGCTCATCCTCCATATCTGGTAGTTACCTATTTAGGAAATGGGATACCTTGCAGAGAGATGCTGTTTGCATCTCATAATGTCCAAAATACGTGACTACCGAGTACATCTCGATCGATGTAGATAATTTACGTATGACGATAGTAGATGCAACAGCTTTGTTACGAATTAAACGAATGTGCAGCGCTTATAAATCCCATCGTCTGCTCCATTCTAATTTAGAGCAAGCCGCCGGGCGGAACAAATTGTAACGGAGAATGTTGTAAAACTACTCCAGTCTTGCTTCAACCACGTTTGCTTTGACAAATTGTAGCTTGTAATCTTCAATTCGTAGCcactataataataaaattctCATATATAAAAGCAGGTATTACTCTCGAACAAACTCTATTCATCATTCACCACCTTTCTCAACCATCATCATACACCACACACGCACTTCTTACAATCATCATGGCTCAAGGTCTCTCTTTTCCGTCCCCAACTAAAGCTTTTCACCACAAAGCGCAACCATCTACACTCCCTAGTCGTCCCGAGCTATCTGCCAAAGGCAAATCTGTGCTAGTCACAGGAGGAGGCACTGGCATTGGTGGAGAGACAGCTCGCTACTTTGCTGAAGCGGGTGCCTCGAGAATCGCTCTGCTTGGCCGCCGGGAGCAACCACTCCTCGACAACAAAGCGTTCATCGAGAAGAACTTTTCCAATGTCGAAGTCATTACGATATCCACAGACATCACCAAAAAGAGCGACGTGGATGCGGCATTCTCCCAGTTCGCCGGCAGCGGGAAGATCGACGTCCTTGTCCATGGTGCAGCTGTAATTGGACCCAAAGAGGGCGTTGCAGAAGCAGACGGTGACACTTACCTCGAGGCAATTCAAGACAATATTGCCGGTGCGCTCTGGGTTGCGCAGGCATTCCTCCGACACGCGACTCCGGACGcagtcgccatcatcatcaactcgTGGGCCGCGCATTGGAGTGTCAACGATGTATTCTCTTCGTACTGTGTCGCAAAGTTGGCTGTTTACAGGCTCTGGGATACCATCACCATTAACAACCCAAATCTGAGCGTTTTTCATACGCAACCGGGCGTGGTACTTACTGAGATGAACCTGCGCGCGGGAGGCGCCGCCAGCTTTGAGGGCATTCAGACTGACGATGGTAAGcgaaataataataatgaGGAGAATAGGAATCAAAAACTAATCTAGACGTGTTTAGTGTCTCTTCCGGCCGGCTTCAACCTTTGGCTTGCAAGTCCCGAAGCCCGATTTCTGAGGGGCAAGTTTGTGTGGTGCAATTGGGACGTGGAAGAGCTAAAGGCCCAAGCCAAAGAAATTGAGGAGGGAACGAAGTTTAACATTGGGATGATGGGATGGCCATTTGAGTATGTTAGTTAGAAGTCTCACGGTGTCATTGAGTATAAACGAGAAAGTAGAAAAGTGGCGGCTCTATACTAAAGCTAATGCTCTATGATATGCTCATATAACTAGACAATATCAAGCTTCTGCGCCGTcgtttattaaataagccAATTGAGAGACTCTCAGAAGGGgtgaaaagcaaaagatcATCAATCCAGCAACCGAACAATGGGGCCCAGCCAAGTATCATAATCTTCGAGCAGCGTAGCATCACCGCCCAACCTCAAGATGCTAAAAAACCATCTGTAATCACCAGACCCTAGTGTGATACTTGCACCACTATCATCTTTGACTTTTAAACCTTTACCTTGAAGAGAAATACTCTCGGGTTGCGTCAGTCCTTGCGCGATCCAAAGATTGCCATAGCTTGGCTCTCCAAAGAGTGTCGAACTGGGCTGGGTAGTAGAAGGGACATATGTATAGTTTGACGGGAAGGTAAAATTGGCAGCATTGAAGTGAGCCTTCAACGTAGTGTTTGCTGGGACAATATCCACCCTCGATAGGTTCGTGAATTGCTGGACATGTATGCTGAACGAATATTGCCTGGATGAGTCCACGGAAGAAAATCCATCGTTGTAGTTGGTCCCACTGTCATTTGGGAATGAGAGCCATGGAAGACCTGGGTATGTCGGAGTAGCATTTAGATACGTGATGTAATCCATGTTGTAGGGCGAGAAGCCAGGACCAATATATGGGATGCTGAGATTAACCCCTGTCTCGGGAACTACATCGATATAACCCGAAAAGAGGGGAAGCCGGCTTACATCGATACCAAGAGGTGGATAAGACAACCGTATAGGGATCTCCGTGGTCTCACCGGGCTCGAGCTCGAAAGTCGGAGTTGCAAACTCTGCGGATCCAAAATTGGCCATCTGATCCCTTTCGCCGTAACCGACGTTCTCAAACGTATAACCTGCTCCGCGATGACCAAGCGTGTATGTCTGAGTAGAATCTCCTTTGTTTTCAACAGTGATGTTGACCAAGCCGAAAGAAGTGCTATTGTTATCTGTTGCAGCTAGCTGCCCTGGAGAAACGCGGGTGGCTGTTGTGATGGCCTCGTATACGTTGACTAAGCCGGCCCCCTGTTGAGCAGTAGCTGCCAACATGCTCTGATTATATGCCCAAACAGTTGGCTGCGCCGTAGTCTGCAGTGCAACCAAGATTTCATCGACTGACCAGTCAGGGAACTGGGACTTGACGAGTGCAAAGCAGCCAGCGATGTAAGGCGTTGCCATTGACGTTCCAGAGATGACGCCATAGCTACCAATACTTTCTGGGAACGTGGACAGAATATGGCCACCTGGAGCCGCAATTTGTGGTTTGAGCTCATATGTTAGCCTGATGGGGCCCCAATCACTGTATGAGTCGACGATGCCACCCAAACCCTGTTTAGGGTTGATGTATGTTGAGTTGCCAAAGAATAGCTTATACTTCCCATACCCGCCGGAAGCATTGTAGTTGCTGAAGAAAGTATCCGAATCGGGCTCTAGCACGGTGTATGCTTGGGTTGACCCGTTATTAAACCGGTACGGCAAGATACTTTCATAGTCCAGATCATATGGATTCGTATCATTACCGTAAAAGCCAAGCAAGTAAGGCGGGACGGTGTTTCCGCAGCACGACATGCCTGACAACGTACAAGACGCGCTGACACTCAGAGCGATGACGGTGGTGCTTAGGTTACCCGATGTCTGAATGTCATCGACAATCTCGTTCCAGTCAAACGTATCACACGCATCACCCGGAAGCAAATAAACATCGAGGCCTTCGGTTGCTGAAATAGGATGAGAATTTGAATAGTGGATTTCTGCGCCGTACTCATCCGTTGCCGTATAGACCAGGGGGGTAGTTCGAGTTGGCAATCGAAGCAACTGCAACAACACTTGATAGCTCGCCAGGGAAGGTTTCGA from Trichoderma atroviride chromosome 3, complete sequence encodes the following:
- a CDS encoding uncharacterized protein (EggNog:ENOG41~MEROPS:MER0000321), whose protein sequence is MSCCGNTVPPYLLGFYGNDTNPYDLDYESILPYRFNNGSTQAYTVLEPDSDTFFSNYNASGGYGKYKLFFGNSTYINPKQGLGGIVDSYSDWGPIRLTYELKPQIAAPGGHILSTFPESIGSYGVISGTSMATPYIAGCFALVKSQFPDWSVDEILVALQTTAQPTVWAYNQSMLAATAQQGAGLVNVYEAITTATRVSPGQLAATDNNSTSFGLVNITVENKGDSTQTYTLGHRGAGYTFENVGYGERDQMANFGSAEFATPTFELEPGETTEIPIRLSYPPLGIDVSRLPLFSGYIDVVPETGVNLSIPYIGPGFSPYNMDYITYLNATPTYPGLPWLSFPNDSGTNYNDGFSSVDSSRQYSFSIHVQQFTNLSRVDIVPANTTLKAHFNAANFTFPSNYTYVPSTTQPSSTLFGEPSYGNLWIAQGLTQPESISLQGKGLKVKDDSGASITLGSGDYRWFFSILRLGGDATLLEDYDTWLGPIVRLLD
- a CDS encoding uncharacterized protein (EggNog:ENOG41); this encodes MEFILRCEQCNKPFNKKSTFKRHGYYCRSQRGDNTSRRRSCLSCAKSKAGCDAKQPECSRCIAKGLECQYPAKTSRAPVLKAPRSDAASTERQKATDSLVVDSVNLNGDDIILDDALFMPQLGFADLEGNYLHLDDIGTGPNEDLLNPQVNINNSHFSTAQPSPVHRSSPQTDTGVQIDQNLSSPKFSIPTAPGAARSMIRRQRTQTAAQRVSNLISHTLQSYPLMLLRSSTLPPFIHPSMITSNDENLHLESLTNCLSLVQMISTGIQTSRKLFWKNVQMECERLSEEYIKLNKYELLTAMQALLIYVLIRLDEGATDYNNFDTLLLKAVTVTAQRFNGFDDATFHTECAHCNNGLEISWKEWVFRESRRRLGIVYRVVNMLVYFEPMAMCDLPSDLILAPLPAKKQLWEAGDEFVWKAAGQRGMGDKGAFGLATHGGLVKLDDRELSCSDAWLPYKCLETRGQSRSTASWEEWCSGIDGFGGLVMLAASLIA
- a CDS encoding uncharacterized protein (EggNog:ENOG41) → MAQGLSFPSPTKAFHHKAQPSTLPSRPELSAKGKSVLVTGGGTGIGGETARYFAEAGASRIALLGRREQPLLDNKAFIEKNFSNVEVITISTDITKKSDVDAAFSQFAGSGKIDVLVHGAAVIGPKEGVAEADGDTYLEAIQDNIAGALWVAQAFLRHATPDAVAIIINSWAAHWSVNDVFSSYCVAKLAVYRLWDTITINNPNLSVFHTQPGVVLTEMNLRAGGAASFEGIQTDDVSLPAGFNLWLASPEARFLRGKFVWCNWDVEELKAQAKEIEEGTKFNIGMMGWPFEYVS